A single Thunnus thynnus chromosome 6, fThuThy2.1, whole genome shotgun sequence DNA region contains:
- the bhlhe23 gene encoding class E basic helix-loop-helix protein 23 — protein sequence MNVSEENLLKSISNDALLDLTQRYGQSAFGFGAGHGAGSPGRFQLTPATDFLSGQTAKSNESGGEHTSDDEDGFDSLDSRKRGSSFGDDKPGGPLAKKSKEQRSLRLSINARERRRMHDLNDALDGLRAVIPYAHSPSVRKLSKIATLLLAKNYILMQAQALEEMRRLVAYLNQGQTITSPIPTALAPFGQAAVYPFSGSALATCAEKCTTYSGTPSSLFKHCNDKP from the coding sequence atgaatgtcagCGAAGAGAATCTGCTCAAGTCCATCAGCAACGACGCGCTCCTCGACCTGACGCAGCGCTACGGACAGTCAGCCTTCGGGTTTGGCGCTGGCCATGGTGCTGGAAGTCCCGGCCGGTTCCAGCTCACACCGGCCACCGACTTCCTCTCCGGGCAGACCGCGAAGTCCAACGAGAGTGGCGGGGAGCACACGAGCGACGACGAGGATGGCTTCGACTCGCTGGACTCCCGGAAGAGGGGCTCGTCGTTTGGGGACGACAAGCCCGGGGGGCCCCTCGCTAAGAAGTCCAAGGAGCAGCGGTCCCTGCGGCTCAGCATCAACGCccgggagaggaggaggatgcacGACCTGAACGACGCACTGGACGGCCTGCGCGCCGTTATCCCCTACGCCCACAGCCCCTCGGTGAGAAAACTCTCCAAAATAGCCACTCTCCTCCTGGCCAAGAACTATATCCTCATGCAGGCTCAGGCTCTGGAGGAGATGAGGCGGTTGGTGGCGTATCTGAACCAGGGACAGACCATAACTTCACCAATCCCCACCGCTCTGGCGCCCTTTGGACAGGCTGCCGTCTACCCGTTCTCGGGCTCTGCACTCGCCACCTGTGCTGAAAAGTGCACTACTTATTCCGGGACACCGTCGAGTCTCTTCAAACACTGTAACGACAAGCCTTGA